The following are from one region of the Gossypium hirsutum isolate 1008001.06 chromosome D03, Gossypium_hirsutum_v2.1, whole genome shotgun sequence genome:
- the LOC107932311 gene encoding disease resistance protein RPV1, whose protein sequence is MAVSEISRCSYHVFLSFRGEDTRKSFTDHLYTALVHLGIQTFRDDEEIERGNNIKDEIEKAILHHSKISIVVFSKNYAASTWCLNELVMILEHKKSSKHIVLPVFYDMDPSQVKNQTGSYAEAFTQHEQNLESETIMVQRWRNALKEVADIGGMVLQDRHESQFIQDIVKEVQNKLHLISLYVPPYLVGIDPLMTQINQWLEHDEANKVGIATICGIGGIGKTTIAKVVYNQNIPRFESYSFLADVRETSQDCNGLVRLQRQLISDILKGKSHKIYNIDNGINKIKEIVCCRRVLLVLDDVDELEKIRKLMGTQIPFHPGSKIIITSRNRCLLNAHFISQMFDLEASTSCGGLSKLFEVKELTSNESMQLFNWYAFGHNSVPESSMAYARSLVKHCGGLPLALQVLGSSLSSKSVSSWKSALEKLEEIPDSKIQEILRISYDSLEDDHDKNLFLDIVCLFIGKDRDYTTTILDGCDYYTTIGIENLVGRSLLIINEKNKLMMHQMIRDMGREIIRQESSDIGRRSRLWHKNAFDVIREKIGSRTVKCLTIDLKGLLEDKAKRTNTTLHFPKHSKSQFLMANDVDMETQAFAKMKRLKLLQLDYVRLKGDFKDFPKRLRWLRWHGFCMQSFPVDFDINELVVLDMRNSKLKQVWKDTECLPNLKILNLNHSHSLLKTPSFSGLPSLEKLMLKDCINLVEVDQSIGELKMLTFLNLKDCTSLRKLPRTIGSLISLAELILSGCSRLDDVPRELHNMKSLKVLNLDETSICQTRLGLHWLLPKRSKELGFSWASLPCSLVKLNLESCKLSDDVMPNDLYNLASLKSLNLSRNPIRYLPESIKKLTKLDELLLTSCTELQKIPKLPVLPNVFEFLTVSPFKGYWAILPCFFSSTRCVIFGCEKLTEVEDLFKLEPIENFEAEEIRRLFNVDSIKRNRLQLYSYLTDSIMLATPQVLQECGITSTFVIGSEVPIVFKHRTNEHRISFSLPTPSHPDEKIHRFSLCIVFSLASDQILEFLPSVHIFNETKRIMQRYRSSFMGIPETNDNTMLWLIHWPVTDCEFEGGDLVSCMVVPIHLSIRKFGVTYESQHNVRNKYGFSHLSTGDEVATRNMMMDLTKDLLSLESYGNVKVQLCSYIEESKVVASPQVLYDYGIITTFDPLPFDYNGHYFGHQAGKTEVSISVPPNSSRKISCFLNSIIIFSAKNDKTYGFLPCLEIVNETKGTQWTYSKHFMGIPETKNTLYWTTCWNFRGDELEAGDRISLRVLSNLSVLEFGIDLVYDYELDGNPNFFSQLPWMSKCFTYLFGTFVLISSQSQKNLYRLQSLVKC, encoded by the exons atggCAGTGTCAGAAATCTCGCGATGTAGTTATCATGTATTCTTGAGTTTTAGAGGTGAAGATACGCGCAAAAGTTTCACGGATCATCTTTATACAGCTTTGGTGCACTTAGGAATTCAAACATTTAGAGATGATGAGGAAATCGAGAGAGGGAATAACATAAAAGATGAAATTGAAAAAGCAATACTACACCACTCCAAAATTTCTATCGTTGTTTTCTCAAAGAATTATGCTGCATCCACATGGTGTCTTAACGAACTTGTAATGATATTGGAGCACAAGAAATCCTCTAAACACATTGTGTTGCCAGTTTTCTATGATATGGATCCGAGTCAAGTCAAGAACCAGACGGGAAGTTATGCAGAAGCATTTACCCAACATGAACAAAACTTGGAGTCCGAAACCATCATGGTACAAAGATGGAGGAATGCTTTAAAAGAAGTTGCGGATATAGGAGGCATGGTTCTACAAGACAG GCATGAATCACAATTCATTCAAGATATTGTTAAAGAAGTTCAAAATAAACTTCATCTTATTTCTTTGTATGTCCCTCCTTATTTAGTTGGAATAGATCCTCTCATGACACAAATTAATCAATGGTTAGAACATGATGAAGCAAATAAAGTTGGCATTGCAACGATTTGTGGCATTGGAGGCATTGGGAAGACAACCATTGCCAAAGTTGTTTACAATCAAAACATCCCGAGGTTTGAAAGTTATAGTTTCCTTGCTGATGTTAGAGAAACAAGTCAAGATTGCAATGGTTTAGTTCGTTTGCAAAGACAACTTATTTCAGATATCCTTAAAGGAAAATCACATAAAATATACAATATTGATAATGGAATTAACAAGATCAAAGAAATTGTATGTTGTAGAAGAGTTCTTCTTGTTCTTGATGATGTTGATGAAttggaaaaaataagaaaattaatgggAACTCAAATTCCTTTTCATCCGGGAAGTAAAATCATCATAACTAGTAGAAACCGATGCCTATTGAATGCACATTTTATAAGCCAAATGTTTGATTTGGAAGCATCAACTAGTTGTGGAGGCTTAAGCAAGCTATTTGAAGTAAAAGAATTAACTTCAAATGAATCGATGCAACTTTTTAATTGGTATGCTTTTGGTCATAATTCTGTGCCTGAAAGTTCAATGGCATATGCAAGAAGTTTAGTGAAACACTGTGGTGGGCTTCCGTTAGCTCTTCAAGTTTTGGGCTCTTCATTATCTAGCAAAAGTGTGAGTTCTTGGAAAAGTGCATTGGAGAAATTGGAAGAAATCCCTGACAGCAAAATTCAAGAGATTCTAAGAATAAGCTATGATTCTTTGGAAGACGATCATGACAAAAATTTATTCCTCGACATAGTTTGCTTATTCATTGGCAAGGATAGAGATTACACGACTACAATTCTAGATGGTTGTGATTACTATACAACAATTGGAATTGAAAATCTAGTAGGCAGGTCTCTCTTAATCATTAATGAAAAAAACAAGCTAATGATGCACCAAATGATTAGAGATATGGGACGAGAAATTATTCGTCAAGAATCTTCTGATATTGGGAGACGAAGCAGATTGTGGCATAAGAACGCGTTTGATGTAATAAGAGAAAAAATT GGTTCCAGAACAGTTAAGTGCCTCACAATTGACCTAAAAGGATTGCTGGAAGACAAGGCTAAAAGGACAAATACAACTCTACATTTTCCAAAGCATTCCAAAAGTCAGTTTCTCATGGCAAATGATGTTGATATGGAAACTCAAGCATTTGCAAAGATGAAGAGACTTAAACTGCTTCAACTGGATTATGTAAGACTTAAAGGAGACTTCAAAGACTTTCCCAAAAGATTAAGATGGTTACGTTGGCATGGGTTTTGTATGCAATCTTTTCCGGTGGATTTTGATATCAATGAACTAGTTGTTCTCGACATGCGCAACAGTAAACTTAAACAAGTTTGGAAGGATACAGAG TGCCTCCCAAATTTAAAGATCCTTAATCTCAACCATTCACATAGCCTTCTTAAAACCCCAAGCTTTTCAGGACTCCCTAGCCTTGAGAAGTTGATGCTCAAAGATTGCATAAATTTGGTGGAAGTTGATCAATCCATTGGTGAGCTAAAGATGCTTACTTTCTTGAACCTTAAAGATTGCACAAGTCTTAGGAAACTTCCAAGGACAATTGGTTCATTAATATCACTTGCAGAGCTTATTTTATCTGGTTGTTCAAGACTTGATGATGTCCCCAGGGAGTTGCATAATATGAAATCATTGAAGGTGCTTAATTTAGATGAAACTTCCATATGTCAAACAAGATTGGGATTGCATTGGCTCTTACCGAAAAGAAGTAAAGAATTGGGTTTCTCTTGGGCATCTCTACCGTGCTCTTTGGTAAAGTTAAACCTTGAAAGTTGCAAATTATCTGATGATGTTATGCCCAATGATCTTTATAACTTAGCTTCATTGAAATCCTTAAATTTAAGTAGAAACCCAATTCGTTACCTTCCCGAAAGCATAAAAAAACTTACAAAACTTGATGAACTTCTACTGACTTCTTGCACTGAACTCCAAAAGATTCCAAAGCTTCCAGTCTTGCCCAATGTTTTTGAGTTCTTGACAGTATCTCCATTTAAAGGATATTGGGCAATTCTTCCATGCTTCTTTTCTTCCACACGATGTGTTATTTTTGGATGTGAAAAATTGACTGAGGTTGAAGATCTATTCAAGTTGGAaccaattgaaaactttgaagcaGAAGAGATTAGAAGATTATTCAACGTAGATTCCATTAAAAGAAATCGACTGCAACTTTATAGCTACCTAACAGACAGCATAATGCTAGCTACCCCACAG GTCTTGCAGGAATGTGGTATAACAAGCACATTTGTTATAGGAAGTGAAGTTCCGATTGTGTTTAAGCATCGCACTAACGAGCACCGAATCTCTTTTTCTTTGCCAACACCATCTCATCCAGATGAAAAGATCCATCGGTTCAGCTTATGCATTGTTTTCTCTTTAGCTAGTGATCAAATATTGGAGTTTCTACCAAGTGTCCACATTTTCAATGAGACCAAAAGGATCATGCAGAGATATCGCTCAAGTTTCATGGGAATCCCTGAGACTAACGATAACACAATGTTGTGGTTGATCCATTGGCCAGTAACGGATTGTGAGTTTGAAGGTGGTGACCTTGTGAGTTGCATGGTAGTGCCTATTCATCTCAGCATAAGAAAATTTGGCGTTACTTATGAATCACAACACAACGTTAGAAATAAATATGGCTTTTCACACTTATCTACAG GAGATGAAGTTGCCACAAGAAATATGATGATGGACCTAACTAAAGACTTACTCAGTTTGGAATCTTATGGAAATGTTAAAGTGCAACTTTGCAGTTATATAGAAGAATCAAAAGTGGTTGCTTCCCCACAG GTATTATACGATTACGGCATAATTACAACATTTGATCCATTGCCATTTGATTACAATGGCCACTATTTTGGCCATCAAGCTGGCAAGACTGAGGTTTCTATATCAGTCCCCCCAAACTCTAGTCGAAAGATAAGTTGCTTCTTAAATTCGATTATCATTTTTTCTGCCAAGAATGATAAAACGTATGGATTTTTACCATGCCTTGAAATTGTGAACGAGACTAAAGGTACACAGTGGACCTACTCCAAACATTTCATGGGAATTCCTGAAACCAAGAATACCTTATACTGGACGACTTGTTGGAACTTTAGGGGTGATGAACTAGAAGCTGGTGATCGTATTAGTCTGCGGGTTCTTTCAAATTTATCTGTACTAGAATTTGGGATTGACCTTGTATATGATTATGAGCTAGATGGCAACCCAAATTTTTTCAGTCAGTTGCCATGGATGAGTAAATGTTTTACGTATCTTTTCGGGACTTTTGTTCTTATTTCATCACAATCCCAAAAAAACTTGTATAGGTTGCAAAGTTTAGTCAAATGCTGA
- the LOC107932314 gene encoding uncharacterized protein has protein sequence MGTITAWEKIFCIKVGAMPWKRFVESKNNLFKTDKVFEWDDSAGLKAFQEAKHRFWEYYHHFPCTNKLPSNAADMYINDIDWNSKIDPKLLLEIKSISDDEEEEEEEVKRIDSFSIPLEQIKATGWEYDEPTSRLPTIVGS, from the coding sequence ATGGGAACCATTACTGCATGGGAGAAAATTTTCTGCATAAAAGTGGGTGCAATGCCATGGAAAAGATTTGTTGAATCAAAGAATAATTTGTTCAAAACAGATAAAGTATTCGAATGGGATGATTCAGCTGGTTTAAAAGCTTTCCAGGAAGCCAAACATAGATTCTGGGAATATTATCATCATTTTCCTTGCACAAATAAGTTACCAAGTAATGCAGCAGATATGTATATCAATGATATTGATTGGAACTCAAAAATCGACCCAAAACTTCTTTTGGAAATAAAGTCGATTTCCGAtgatgaagaggaagaagaagaagaagttaaaAGGATTGATTCATTTTCGATTCCATTAGAGCAAATTAAAGCCACTGGATGGGAGTACGATGAGCCTACATCACGCTTACCTACCATAGTTGGATCATAG